The segment GCCCCACGGCAAGGAACGGCACACCCAGACCCAGGGCATACGCCACCGACAACAGGGTCCCCCGCCCCGCGCTGGCCTCGGTGAACGCCAACGTCTGCACCGCCGCCAACGCCGGCCCTATGCACGGGGTCCACCCCAGTCCGAACGTCACCCCCAGCAGCGGGGCACCGGCCAGACCACGCGCCGGACGCAGGTGGAACCGCCGCTCGCGCTGCAGGCCGGGCACGTACCCGAGGAACGCCAGCCCCATGACCACGATGGCGACCCCCATCACCCGTGTGATCGGAGACTGGTACTGCAGCAACAGCGACCCGAGCCCCCCGAACAGGGCACCGAAGGAGGCGAACACCGTGGCGAACCCGGCGACGAACAGCGCCGTGCCGGCCAGGACGAGCCCGCGGCGCGGCCTGTCCAGGTCCGCACCCGACAGCCCGGTCACGTACGACAGGTAGCCGGGCACCAGCGGCAGCACGCACGGCGACAAGAAGGACACCAGCCCTGCCAGGACGGCCACCGGCACCGCCAGCAGCATCGACCCGCTCAGCACGGTGCCCTGCAGCAGCGAGGTCACGACGACGTCGAAGTCATAGCGCCTCGGCCAGCGTGCCGTCCAGCAAGGCCGTCACGGTCGCCTCCCGCACCGCTCCGAGGACCCTGGCAGCCACCCTGCCGTCCCGGTCCAGCACCAGCGTCACCGGCACCGCCGAGGCAGGCACGTACTGGCTGAGTGCCAGCACGGCCCGGCCGTCGGTGTCCTCGATGCTCGGGTAGGTGATGCCGTGCTCCTCCTCGAACGCCACGGCCGCGGCCCGGTTGTCCTTGACGTTCACCCCGACGAAGGACACCCCACGCTCGCGGTAGTCCGTCGACACCCGGGACAGCACCGGGGCCTCGACCCGGCAAGGCCCGCACCAGGACCCCCACACGTTGACGACCACCACCTCACCCCGCAGGCTCGCCAGGTCCAGCTCGTCATCGGTGAGCGTGGCCCCGCTCAGGTACACCGGCGCACCACGATCCCCGACCTTGTACTCGGTGACCGGTTGCGACACCGAGACCCCTACTCCGGCATCACCGCCGGGCCGTCCGGTAGCACCGTCGGACGGACGGTCGGCGAGCCATACCGTCG is part of the Aquipuribacter hungaricus genome and harbors:
- a CDS encoding cytochrome c biogenesis CcdA family protein, whose amino-acid sequence is MTSLLQGTVLSGSMLLAVPVAVLAGLVSFLSPCVLPLVPGYLSYVTGLSGADLDRPRRGLVLAGTALFVAGFATVFASFGALFGGLGSLLLQYQSPITRVMGVAIVVMGLAFLGYVPGLQRERRFHLRPARGLAGAPLLGVTFGLGWTPCIGPALAAVQTLAFTEASAGRGTLLSVAYALGLGVPFLAVGLAVRRTAGTLGWVRRHRVAVTRAGGGLLVLTGLLLATGVWERIMVTMRIWAAAFTPVI
- a CDS encoding TlpA family protein disulfide reductase, whose product is MSQPVTEYKVGDRGAPVYLSGATLTDDELDLASLRGEVVVVNVWGSWCGPCRVEAPVLSRVSTDYRERGVSFVGVNVKDNRAAAVAFEEEHGITYPSIEDTDGRAVLALSQYVPASAVPVTLVLDRDGRVAARVLGAVREATVTALLDGTLAEAL